The Geothrix sp. genome has a window encoding:
- a CDS encoding GNAT family N-acetyltransferase, which yields MLTFRPIQPPDDAAMAAIIRAVMPEFGADGPGFAIHDPEVDHMSRAYAAPGAAYFVVEDPSGRLVGGGGIAKLEGGPEGVCELRKMYFLPEARGMGMGEALLRHCLEVAMGLGYRTCYLETLTGMDQAQKLYGKLGFRPLCSPMGNTGHGGCDRWFAKDLAGESA from the coding sequence ATGCTGACCTTCCGCCCCATCCAGCCCCCGGACGACGCCGCCATGGCCGCCATCATCCGCGCCGTGATGCCGGAATTCGGAGCGGACGGACCGGGCTTCGCCATCCACGACCCCGAGGTGGACCACATGAGCCGGGCCTACGCGGCCCCGGGCGCCGCCTACTTCGTGGTCGAGGATCCCTCCGGCCGCCTGGTGGGCGGAGGGGGCATCGCGAAGCTGGAAGGCGGCCCCGAGGGCGTCTGCGAGCTGCGGAAGATGTACTTCCTGCCGGAAGCCCGCGGGATGGGCATGGGCGAGGCTCTGCTGCGCCACTGCCTCGAGGTGGCCATGGGGCTGGGTTACCGCACCTGCTACCTGGAGACCCTCACGGGCATGGATCAGGCGCAGAAACTCTACGGGAAGCTGGGCTTCCGCCCCCTCTGCAGCCCCATGGGGAACACGGGCCACGGCGGCTGCGACCGGTGGTTCGCCAAAGACCTGGCCGGGGAGTCGGCATGA
- a CDS encoding holo-ACP synthase: MIRGLGTDLCPPSRWRHLVERFGAEKCAGRILHPEEADYLLHGNRQRLPERLAGRWALREAFGKALGTGLDGWSWKELRYVNGRLWAVGALAELLAARGVQKLHGSLTHDGDLALAVVILED; the protein is encoded by the coding sequence ATGATCCGGGGCCTCGGAACCGACCTCTGCCCCCCCAGCCGCTGGCGGCACCTGGTCGAGCGCTTCGGGGCGGAGAAGTGCGCGGGACGCATCCTTCACCCGGAGGAGGCGGACTACCTGCTCCACGGCAACCGGCAGCGCCTGCCGGAGCGCCTGGCGGGCCGCTGGGCCCTGCGGGAGGCCTTCGGCAAGGCCTTGGGCACCGGGCTCGACGGCTGGTCCTGGAAGGAGCTGCGCTATGTGAATGGGCGGCTCTGGGCCGTGGGGGCCCTGGCGGAGCTGCTGGCAGCCCGGGGCGTTCAGAAACTCCACGGCAGCCTCACCCATGACGGGGACCTGGCTTTGGCCGTGGTCATCCTGGAAGATTGA
- the hrpB gene encoding ATP-dependent helicase HrpB, with protein MRSALPIDPLLPQIVDSLHGNPNLVLQADPGAGKTTRVPPALLEAGLLGNGECWILEPRRLAARLAATRVAEELGEPLGQRAGYAVRFEQKVSKTTRLRFVTEGLLLRRLHGDPFLKGIAAVVLDEFHERHLHTDLGLTLLRRLQRTARPDLKLLVMSATLDPGPVAVYLNSPVMKSEGRAFPVTTTFLPRPDDRPLEQQVAEALDCLYGEGLRGHTLVFLPGAAEIRACLRGCEAVAARRGLSLRPLHGELSPDAQAHALEVSSAPKVILSTNVAESSVTLDGIDAVVDSGLGREASHSPWSGISGLRTVRISQARCTQRTGRAGRTGPGRCLRLYTEADFGARPAFDAPELQRSDLAEPLLALHGLGLAEPRDLDWFEAPPEAAVASAETLLTRLGALEHGHLSAIGRRMADLPLHPRLARLAIAGSDLNIPQLALRASALLETGNLSARQGLDRTPVKTGHGADSDLLLRLDQFEEAEAAGFGAGACRAAGLDASAIHRAKRAVQSLSRFLPSPAEPADAEARLLKALLWAYPDRVGQLSANGTCAFAGGGGAKLDPASRIRRPGLILALEAEAVKQGTGGQTLIRLASRCEADWLLEAFPERLEDTDEVLFNAAAGRVERRSEIRYDGLAIDASRGPADPSDARVALLLAEALRERPLDEVPARLLARLAFLRRHRADLDLPEDLLGPLLAGACAGRTTLREVQDVDWPRALRQAFPAETLRLLDAWAPEAIQLPRGRPTKVHYEDDPPWIASRLQDFWGLKKSPAVAGGAVPLVLHLLAPNMRAVQVTTDLAGFWQRVYKELRPGLSRRYPKHHWPE; from the coding sequence ATGCGTTCAGCCCTCCCCATCGACCCTCTGCTACCCCAGATCGTGGACAGCCTGCACGGAAACCCGAATCTGGTGCTACAGGCGGACCCCGGCGCAGGCAAGACCACGCGGGTGCCCCCGGCCCTGCTGGAGGCCGGCCTGCTGGGGAATGGCGAGTGCTGGATTCTCGAGCCCCGCCGTCTGGCGGCCCGTCTCGCCGCCACCCGGGTGGCCGAGGAACTGGGCGAGCCCCTGGGACAACGGGCAGGCTACGCGGTGCGCTTCGAGCAGAAGGTCTCGAAGACCACGCGCCTGCGCTTCGTCACCGAAGGCCTCCTGCTGCGCCGCCTGCACGGCGACCCGTTCCTGAAGGGCATCGCCGCCGTCGTGCTGGACGAGTTCCACGAGCGGCACCTGCATACGGACCTGGGTCTCACGCTGCTGCGGCGTCTCCAGCGTACCGCGCGCCCCGACCTGAAGCTGCTGGTCATGTCCGCCACGCTGGATCCGGGCCCGGTAGCCGTCTACCTCAATTCGCCCGTGATGAAGAGCGAGGGCCGGGCCTTCCCCGTGACCACGACCTTCCTGCCGCGGCCCGATGATCGCCCCCTCGAGCAACAGGTGGCCGAGGCCCTGGACTGTCTCTATGGCGAAGGACTCCGCGGCCACACGCTGGTCTTTCTCCCGGGAGCCGCGGAGATCCGGGCCTGCCTGAGGGGTTGCGAGGCCGTGGCTGCGCGGCGGGGGCTGAGCCTGCGCCCCCTCCACGGCGAGCTGTCACCGGACGCCCAAGCCCATGCGCTGGAAGTCAGCAGCGCGCCCAAGGTCATCCTCAGCACCAATGTGGCAGAGAGCTCTGTGACGCTGGACGGCATCGACGCCGTGGTGGATTCGGGGCTGGGCCGGGAAGCCTCCCACTCGCCCTGGTCGGGCATCTCGGGCCTGCGCACCGTCCGCATCAGCCAGGCCCGCTGCACCCAGCGCACGGGGCGCGCGGGCCGCACCGGGCCCGGCCGCTGCCTGCGCCTCTACACCGAAGCCGACTTCGGCGCCCGGCCTGCCTTCGACGCGCCAGAACTGCAGCGCTCGGATCTGGCGGAGCCCCTGCTCGCCCTGCACGGCCTGGGCCTCGCCGAGCCGCGGGACCTGGACTGGTTCGAGGCGCCGCCGGAGGCCGCCGTGGCCTCGGCGGAAACCCTGCTCACCCGCCTTGGTGCGCTGGAGCACGGACACCTCAGCGCCATCGGCCGGCGCATGGCCGACCTGCCCCTGCACCCTCGCCTGGCCCGGCTGGCCATCGCCGGAAGCGACCTCAACATCCCGCAGCTGGCCCTGCGCGCCTCGGCTCTGCTGGAGACCGGCAACCTCTCCGCGCGGCAGGGGCTCGATCGAACACCCGTGAAGACCGGCCACGGCGCGGACTCGGACCTGCTGTTGCGCCTCGACCAGTTCGAGGAGGCGGAGGCCGCGGGCTTCGGGGCAGGCGCCTGCCGGGCCGCGGGGCTGGATGCCTCGGCCATCCACCGCGCCAAGCGGGCCGTGCAGTCCCTGTCGCGCTTCCTGCCCTCGCCTGCCGAGCCGGCAGACGCCGAGGCGCGCCTGCTGAAGGCGCTGCTTTGGGCCTACCCGGACCGCGTGGGGCAGCTCTCCGCCAATGGCACCTGCGCTTTTGCGGGGGGTGGGGGCGCGAAGCTGGATCCGGCCTCCCGCATCCGGCGACCGGGCCTGATCCTCGCCCTGGAGGCCGAGGCCGTGAAGCAGGGCACCGGGGGGCAGACCCTCATCCGCCTCGCCTCCCGCTGCGAGGCCGACTGGCTGCTGGAGGCCTTCCCCGAGCGCCTGGAGGACACGGACGAGGTCCTGTTCAACGCGGCGGCCGGCCGCGTGGAGCGGCGCTCAGAGATCCGCTACGACGGCCTGGCCATCGACGCGAGCCGCGGTCCCGCCGATCCCTCGGATGCCCGGGTGGCCCTCCTGCTGGCCGAGGCCCTCCGGGAGCGGCCCCTCGATGAAGTTCCGGCGCGCCTCCTGGCCCGGCTGGCCTTCCTGCGCCGGCATCGCGCGGATCTTGATCTGCCCGAAGATCTGCTGGGCCCCTTGCTGGCGGGCGCCTGCGCGGGACGGACCACCCTGCGCGAGGTCCAGGATGTGGATTGGCCCAGGGCCCTCCGCCAGGCCTTTCCGGCGGAAACCCTGCGCCTTCTGGACGCCTGGGCGCCCGAAGCCATCCAGCTGCCCAGGGGCCGGCCTACCAAGGTCCACTACGAGGATGACCCGCCCTGGATCGCCTCCCGGCTCCAGGATTTCTGGGGCCTGAAGAAGAGCCCCGCCGTGGCCGGGGGTGCCGTGCCCCTGGTGCTGCATCTGCTGGCCCCCAACATGCGGGCCGTGCAGGTCACCACCGATCTCGCGGGCTTCTGGCAGCGGGTCTACAAGGAACTGCGACCGGGCCTGTCGCGGCGGTACCCCAAGCATCATTGGCCGGAGTAG
- a CDS encoding HDOD domain-containing protein, producing the protein MITREQFASRLKAKALPSLPLTVVALGEAVQDERCTVDRILSILSKDPPLSAALLRMANSALYAGTDSVMDLRTAVLRLGFDAVSNLGTGAAVIRTLKGGAHLDAVRLWQHSVAVGLTAKGVCVLAKRHGQAETAFLTGLLHDIGKIALDTCFPEIYAEVLQKVAEGAHFVDAERAVLGLDHAEAGALLAAEWSFPQTIVEVIRDHHEPKPEDFLPNLIHLADLLVRTRIPMGPADARLMISLDELPAFKAVLAGALHKDLDVERLTFSIDDEVDHALAFVEAAFQA; encoded by the coding sequence ATGATCACCCGGGAGCAGTTTGCCTCGCGACTGAAGGCCAAAGCCCTGCCGAGCCTCCCCCTCACGGTGGTGGCGCTGGGCGAGGCCGTCCAGGACGAGCGCTGCACCGTGGACCGCATCCTCAGCATCCTGTCGAAAGATCCGCCCCTTTCCGCGGCCCTGCTGCGCATGGCCAACTCCGCCCTCTATGCCGGAACCGACTCGGTCATGGACCTGCGCACGGCCGTATTGCGGCTGGGCTTTGACGCCGTCTCCAACCTGGGCACCGGCGCCGCGGTCATCCGCACCCTCAAGGGCGGTGCTCACCTGGATGCCGTCCGGCTTTGGCAGCACAGCGTCGCCGTGGGCCTGACGGCCAAAGGCGTGTGCGTGCTCGCCAAGCGGCATGGCCAGGCGGAGACCGCCTTCCTGACCGGCCTGCTGCACGACATAGGGAAGATCGCCCTGGACACCTGCTTCCCCGAGATCTATGCGGAGGTGCTCCAGAAGGTTGCCGAAGGCGCCCATTTCGTGGATGCGGAGCGGGCAGTGCTCGGCCTCGACCACGCCGAGGCCGGCGCCCTCCTCGCGGCGGAATGGTCCTTCCCCCAGACCATCGTGGAGGTCATCCGCGACCACCACGAACCCAAGCCCGAAGACTTCCTCCCCAACCTCATCCACCTGGCGGATCTGCTCGTGCGGACGCGCATCCCCATGGGCCCTGCGGACGCGCGCCTGATGATCAGCCTGGACGAGCTGCCCGCCTTCAAGGCCGTCCTTGCCGGTGCCCTGCACAAGGATCTGGATGTGGAGCGGCTGACCTTCTCCATCGACGACGAGGTGGATCACGCCCTGGCCTTCGTCGAAGCGGCATTCCAGGCCTGA
- a CDS encoding transketolase C-terminal domain-containing protein → MMDSLRDAYGDTLVELGNEGANLVVFDADLAGSTRTSKFAKAFPERFFNMGAAEQGMVAAAAGASTTGVVPFVSTFAMFATGRAYEFVRQAVGVGHQNVKIVATHAGLTVGEDGGTHQCLEDLALMRMIPGMTVISPADALETRQAIRAAYAHHGPVYVRLTRDKFPRIHSEDYRFQIGKAVVMRPSTGKDVLLVGCGLGTSICLDAADLLAAEGIEATVLHSPTIKPFDRETLLDLARTHKAVVTCEEHQSHGGLGGVVAEILSEAHPMPLRRVGVQDQFGQSGKPEKLLEAYGITPQAVAAAAKGAL, encoded by the coding sequence GTGATGGACAGCCTGCGGGACGCCTACGGCGACACCCTGGTGGAACTGGGGAACGAGGGTGCCAACCTCGTGGTCTTTGACGCCGATCTGGCCGGCTCCACCCGCACCAGCAAGTTCGCCAAGGCTTTTCCCGAACGCTTTTTCAACATGGGCGCCGCTGAGCAGGGCATGGTGGCCGCTGCGGCCGGGGCCAGCACCACGGGCGTGGTGCCCTTTGTGAGCACCTTCGCCATGTTCGCCACGGGTCGGGCCTATGAATTCGTGCGCCAGGCCGTGGGCGTGGGTCACCAGAATGTGAAGATTGTGGCCACCCACGCAGGGCTCACCGTGGGCGAAGACGGCGGTACCCACCAGTGCCTGGAGGACCTGGCCCTCATGCGCATGATCCCCGGCATGACTGTCATCTCTCCGGCCGACGCCCTCGAGACCCGGCAGGCAATCCGTGCGGCCTATGCCCACCACGGGCCCGTCTATGTCCGCCTCACCCGGGACAAGTTCCCCCGCATCCACTCCGAGGACTACCGCTTCCAGATCGGCAAGGCCGTGGTGATGCGGCCCAGCACCGGCAAGGATGTGCTGCTGGTGGGCTGCGGCCTGGGCACCTCCATCTGCCTCGACGCCGCGGACCTGCTGGCCGCCGAAGGCATCGAGGCCACCGTGCTGCACAGCCCCACGATCAAGCCCTTCGACCGCGAGACCCTGTTGGACCTGGCGAGGACCCACAAGGCCGTCGTCACCTGCGAGGAGCACCAGTCCCACGGCGGCCTGGGCGGCGTGGTGGCGGAGATCCTCTCCGAGGCCCATCCCATGCCTTTGCGCCGGGTGGGTGTGCAGGATCAGTTCGGCCAGAGCGGCAAGCCCGAGAAGCTGCTGGAGGCCTACGGCATCACGCCCCAGGCCGTGGCCGCCGCTGCGAAGGGGGCCCTCTGA
- a CDS encoding protein-glutamate O-methyltransferase CheR — protein sequence MDPLQAKQQMTLAEFRSLRDFIYAKSGIFFSESKQYFLENRLNKRIGELKLRSYSDYLSLLQGIQGPVELKRLFVEITTNETSFWRNPPQIEAFQNIVLPEAAKQARERGQSRLRIWSAACSSGEEPYTLAMICQELKDTVLRGITVEILGTDISEKVLSQAQDGVYNSYTLRNLTPEQLLRHFIPLGKDLYQVKPEVQRFTSLRHFNLVDYAAYRQLGSFDVIFCRNVLIYFDEVVKAQVLKGFHELLHPRAYLLVGHSESIHAFNTGFELLHFSKAMGYRKRT from the coding sequence ATGGATCCCCTCCAGGCCAAGCAACAGATGACCCTCGCCGAGTTCCGGAGCCTCCGGGACTTCATCTATGCAAAATCAGGCATCTTTTTCAGCGAGTCCAAGCAGTACTTCTTGGAAAATCGCCTCAACAAGCGCATCGGCGAGCTCAAGCTGAGGAGCTACAGCGACTACCTGTCCCTGCTGCAGGGCATCCAGGGGCCCGTGGAGTTGAAGCGGCTCTTCGTGGAGATCACCACCAACGAGACCAGCTTCTGGCGCAATCCGCCCCAGATCGAAGCCTTCCAGAACATCGTGCTCCCCGAGGCCGCCAAGCAGGCGCGCGAACGGGGCCAGAGCCGCCTGCGCATCTGGTCGGCGGCCTGCTCCAGCGGCGAGGAGCCCTACACCCTGGCCATGATCTGCCAGGAGCTGAAGGACACCGTCCTCCGCGGGATCACTGTGGAGATCCTGGGCACGGACATCAGCGAGAAGGTGCTGTCCCAGGCCCAGGACGGGGTCTACAACAGCTACACCCTGCGGAACCTCACGCCGGAACAGCTCCTGCGTCACTTCATCCCGTTGGGCAAGGATCTCTACCAGGTGAAGCCCGAGGTCCAGCGCTTCACCAGCCTCCGCCATTTCAACCTGGTCGATTACGCGGCCTATCGCCAGCTGGGCTCCTTCGATGTCATCTTCTGCCGGAATGTGCTCATCTATTTCGACGAGGTGGTCAAGGCCCAGGTCTTGAAGGGCTTCCACGAACTGCTTCATCCCCGGGCCTACCTGCTGGTCGGACACAGCGAAAGCATCCATGCTTTCAACACCGGTTTCGAGCTGCTGCACTTCAGCAAGGCCATGGGATACCGGAAGCGGACCTGA
- a CDS encoding PH domain-containing protein gives MATETFKASRWTQGNHLFTTVIEVTDTAVVRRKRAWFTVNEISIHLSKVASVRIETGLLWSDITVESTGGSDPLTSHGHTKADARRIKELIEAAQSRGMR, from the coding sequence ATGGCCACCGAGACCTTCAAGGCCAGCCGCTGGACCCAGGGCAACCACCTGTTCACAACCGTCATCGAGGTGACGGACACCGCCGTGGTCCGCCGCAAGCGCGCCTGGTTCACGGTGAACGAGATCAGCATCCACCTGTCGAAGGTGGCCAGCGTCCGCATCGAGACCGGTCTGCTCTGGTCCGACATCACCGTCGAGAGCACCGGCGGCAGCGACCCCCTCACCAGCCATGGCCACACCAAGGCCGATGCCCGCCGCATCAAGGAACTCATCGAAGCGGCCCAAAGCCGGGGCATGAGGTAA
- a CDS encoding HDOD domain-containing protein, with protein sequence MPITPQELIANLGDLPPLPQVASQVLRVSADPDATAEDLRKVISMDQALTSQILKISNSAMFGMMREVTTLTQAIMTLGFSTIKSVVIASSAKNLYHRGTVGLQERLIWEHALVSAIASRAFAKSLRFARVEEAFIGGLLHDIGKSVMGVKFPERYSSLLRTVYNENGVCIQLELDTFGFDHAMVGEALVTQWNLAPSLQAAVRWHHDPIQAGADHQPLAAIVALANHLALEEKVGIGDPAHLEGASQQAMEILKLGPEALAGLKEGVRSAIEQDKTMIAEF encoded by the coding sequence ATGCCCATCACCCCCCAAGAACTCATCGCGAACCTCGGAGACCTGCCGCCCCTTCCGCAGGTGGCCTCCCAGGTGCTGCGCGTATCCGCCGACCCCGATGCCACGGCCGAGGACCTCCGCAAGGTCATCTCCATGGATCAGGCCCTCACCAGCCAGATCCTCAAGATCTCGAACTCCGCCATGTTCGGCATGATGCGCGAGGTCACCACCCTGACCCAGGCGATCATGACCCTGGGGTTCTCCACCATCAAGAGCGTGGTCATCGCCAGCTCGGCCAAGAACCTGTACCACCGCGGCACCGTGGGCCTCCAGGAGCGCCTGATCTGGGAGCACGCCCTCGTTTCCGCCATCGCCAGTCGGGCCTTCGCCAAGAGCCTGCGCTTCGCCCGGGTCGAGGAGGCTTTCATCGGCGGCCTGCTGCATGACATCGGAAAATCCGTCATGGGCGTGAAGTTTCCCGAGCGCTACTCGTCCCTGCTCCGGACCGTCTACAACGAAAATGGCGTCTGCATTCAGCTGGAACTGGACACCTTCGGGTTCGACCACGCCATGGTGGGCGAGGCCCTGGTGACCCAGTGGAACCTGGCCCCCAGCCTGCAGGCTGCCGTGCGCTGGCACCACGACCCCATCCAGGCCGGCGCCGACCATCAGCCCCTGGCGGCCATCGTCGCCCTGGCCAACCACCTGGCCTTGGAAGAGAAGGTGGGCATCGGCGATCCCGCCCACCTGGAAGGTGCCTCCCAGCAGGCCATGGAGATCCTCAAGCTCGGCCCCGAAGCCCTGGCCGGTCTCAAGGAAGGGGTCCGCAGCGCCATCGAGCAGGACAAGACGATGATCGCGGAGTTTTAA
- a CDS encoding aldolase/citrate lyase family protein: MARPPFHDRLRAGERLLGTLVQIPRPEVALRLAGQGFDWLFLDGEHGGFGPAETSRTLAALARAGAGAGAVPCLLRVPSLEPEVLADAASCGAAGLIVPHVDTAAQAEAAVRAVRGRGLVVVQAESREALANIQAIVGVAGVDAVFVGPYDLSASLGIAEQFDHPDFRGAVATLARTCREARMPLGIFRMTAAEIRTHEAAGFTLLAAGLDGTLLEAGARELLAELRG; encoded by the coding sequence ATGGCCCGCCCCCCCTTTCACGACCGCCTCCGCGCCGGCGAGCGCCTGCTGGGCACCCTCGTCCAGATTCCCCGGCCCGAGGTGGCCCTGCGCCTGGCCGGCCAGGGCTTCGACTGGCTGTTCCTCGACGGTGAGCACGGTGGCTTCGGCCCGGCTGAGACCTCGCGCACCCTGGCCGCCCTTGCCCGGGCCGGGGCTGGCGCTGGCGCCGTGCCCTGCCTGCTGCGGGTGCCCTCCCTGGAGCCGGAAGTCCTCGCCGATGCGGCCTCCTGCGGGGCGGCCGGCCTCATCGTGCCCCATGTGGACACGGCGGCCCAGGCGGAAGCCGCCGTCCGCGCCGTGCGCGGCCGCGGCCTGGTGGTGGTGCAGGCCGAATCCCGGGAGGCGCTGGCGAACATCCAGGCCATCGTGGGAGTGGCGGGAGTGGACGCCGTCTTCGTGGGCCCCTACGACTTGAGCGCCAGCCTGGGGATCGCCGAGCAGTTCGACCATCCCGACTTCCGGGGCGCCGTGGCCACCCTGGCCCGCACCTGCCGGGAGGCCCGCATGCCCCTCGGCATCTTCCGCATGACCGCAGCGGAGATTCGGACCCATGAGGCCGCGGGCTTCACGCTGCTGGCGGCGGGCCTGGACGGCACCCTGCTGGAGGCCGGAGCGCGGGAGCTGCTGGCGGAACTCCGGGGCTGA
- a CDS encoding serine/threonine-protein kinase encodes MQIATPSPSDSELPRPLRAGTLAPGAQVGRFHVQALLGQGGMGAVYLAWDPVLERKVALKSIRLGDHGKAAATARFRREAMALAQLNHRNVCQVHDWVEARGSAFIAMEFIEGETLSKLAAGLDLRRKLQILRAIAYALEAAHAKGIVHRDLKPSNVMVDAAGQVKVLDFGLARLVDSTTVQGNDPTGNVPNLSGLAEASGDGPTLVVSPSEGEGGRTRVEASQDSPSPSPSSWGEMTEAGVFMGSPTYASPEQMRGKRVGPPSDVFSLGVVAWELLLGDYPFPGEGQARMAATIEGQIRSLRGRGLPRQVGALLRAMLHKDPDQRPTSRQVAENLGRQLAGNPAAWWVGGALAALGLVLGLGYYLFGRSIIADLVKEHPPRMAVMPIRNDTGDPALDAQVGVGMTELLSTALQGSPHMAVVEPESVARVMSNLRISPAEAMDPASQPRIANALGAHLFLRGALSRDPAAGVNLLTYELVDGAGRTRFSGVAKAPQQGAFAPYALVDPAAHDLLHKVDPLRSSAVQNEPVPPEVFALYAEGKARFLKGDFKGSEAYLREASLKAPSFSSAVSGYAACLRRLGRDQAPAVANWALMSAKATGDRWAEGRALGLKAYLAKDLGHLDESQKLREATLALAQAIGDRDGETIAYNHLGLIAAERGKYAEAAEFYDRSLRLSQQTGDKVYLSLAQNNLANLALKRGDLGRAEALYRNNLNLQQGLGNRWGEALALNNLGVVALMARDLPAAEGRLTAALAIRQSVGDQGGQVTCLRNLGILALMKGDSSASASFHGRALDLAQASGLRTVEAECRFYGAEVDRLQQRFSQALAGYQKVLELLPAGVTPEIRANAQAASAECLIRKPRPEVAEAEKRLSSLTAEEANSPYVHRAKAWQAFRSGQREAALAELARATEDPRRQAPELRTELEATRALFLADGGR; translated from the coding sequence ATGCAGATCGCGACGCCATCGCCCTCGGATTCGGAGCTTCCAAGGCCTCTCAGGGCCGGTACGCTCGCCCCCGGGGCCCAGGTCGGCCGCTTCCATGTGCAAGCGCTCCTCGGCCAGGGGGGCATGGGGGCGGTGTATCTGGCCTGGGATCCGGTGCTCGAGCGGAAGGTGGCCCTCAAGTCGATCCGTCTGGGAGACCACGGGAAGGCGGCCGCCACGGCGCGCTTCCGCCGGGAGGCCATGGCCCTGGCCCAGCTCAACCACCGGAATGTCTGCCAGGTGCACGATTGGGTGGAAGCGCGGGGAAGCGCCTTCATCGCCATGGAGTTCATCGAGGGGGAGACCCTCTCCAAGCTGGCGGCGGGGCTGGACCTCCGCCGGAAGCTGCAGATTCTCAGGGCCATCGCTTATGCCCTGGAGGCGGCCCACGCCAAGGGGATCGTCCACCGCGACCTGAAGCCCAGCAATGTGATGGTCGATGCCGCGGGACAGGTGAAGGTCCTGGACTTCGGCCTTGCGAGGCTGGTGGATTCCACCACGGTCCAGGGGAATGATCCGACCGGGAATGTCCCGAACCTCTCAGGCCTGGCGGAGGCTTCGGGAGACGGCCCCACCCTGGTCGTTTCCCCCTCCGAGGGCGAAGGAGGGAGGACCCGGGTGGAGGCCTCACAGGATTCGCCCTCTCCTTCTCCCTCCTCCTGGGGCGAGATGACGGAGGCGGGTGTCTTCATGGGCAGCCCCACCTATGCGTCGCCCGAGCAGATGCGGGGGAAGCGCGTCGGCCCGCCCAGCGATGTGTTCTCCCTGGGCGTGGTGGCCTGGGAGCTGCTGCTGGGGGACTACCCCTTTCCGGGCGAAGGCCAGGCCAGGATGGCGGCCACCATCGAGGGGCAGATCAGGTCGCTGCGGGGTCGAGGGCTTCCCCGGCAGGTGGGGGCCCTGCTGCGGGCAATGCTTCACAAGGATCCGGATCAGCGGCCGACGAGCCGTCAGGTGGCGGAGAATCTCGGCCGGCAGCTGGCCGGGAATCCAGCGGCCTGGTGGGTGGGAGGCGCCCTGGCGGCGCTCGGCCTGGTGCTTGGGCTGGGCTACTACCTGTTCGGCCGCAGCATCATCGCGGACCTCGTGAAGGAACATCCCCCCCGCATGGCGGTCATGCCGATCCGCAACGATACGGGAGATCCGGCCCTGGACGCCCAAGTGGGCGTGGGCATGACGGAACTGCTCTCCACGGCGCTGCAGGGATCGCCCCACATGGCCGTGGTGGAGCCCGAGTCCGTGGCCCGGGTGATGTCCAACCTGCGGATCTCCCCGGCGGAGGCCATGGATCCGGCCAGCCAGCCCCGGATCGCGAATGCCCTGGGCGCCCACCTCTTCCTCAGGGGGGCGCTGAGCCGGGATCCTGCGGCGGGCGTGAACCTGCTGACCTATGAGCTGGTGGATGGCGCGGGGCGGACCCGGTTCTCGGGTGTCGCGAAGGCTCCCCAGCAGGGAGCCTTCGCCCCCTACGCCCTGGTGGATCCGGCGGCTCACGACCTGCTCCACAAGGTGGATCCCCTCCGCTCCAGTGCGGTGCAGAACGAGCCGGTCCCCCCGGAAGTCTTCGCTCTCTATGCCGAGGGGAAGGCGCGCTTCCTGAAGGGGGACTTCAAGGGCAGTGAAGCCTACCTCCGGGAGGCCTCCCTGAAGGCGCCCTCCTTCTCCAGCGCCGTGTCGGGTTACGCCGCGTGCCTGCGCCGCTTGGGCCGGGACCAGGCACCGGCGGTTGCCAACTGGGCCCTCATGTCCGCCAAGGCCACGGGGGACCGCTGGGCCGAGGGGCGCGCCCTGGGCCTGAAGGCCTACCTGGCCAAGGATCTCGGGCACCTCGATGAATCCCAGAAACTGCGGGAGGCCACCCTGGCCCTGGCCCAGGCCATCGGCGACCGGGATGGGGAGACCATCGCCTACAACCACCTGGGCCTCATCGCCGCCGAACGAGGCAAGTACGCGGAGGCCGCTGAGTTCTATGACCGCTCGCTCAGGCTCAGCCAGCAGACCGGGGACAAGGTGTATCTGTCGCTGGCCCAGAACAACCTGGCGAACCTCGCCCTCAAGCGGGGCGATCTTGGGCGGGCGGAGGCCCTCTACCGGAACAACCTCAACCTTCAGCAGGGACTCGGGAATCGGTGGGGCGAGGCCCTGGCGCTGAACAACCTGGGAGTGGTGGCCCTCATGGCCCGGGATCTCCCAGCGGCCGAGGGGCGCCTGACGGCGGCCCTGGCGATCCGGCAGTCGGTGGGCGACCAGGGTGGGCAGGTCACCTGCCTGAGGAACCTCGGGATCCTGGCCTTGATGAAGGGCGATTCGTCCGCCTCCGCCTCCTTCCACGGCCGGGCTCTGGATCTCGCGCAGGCCTCGGGCCTGCGGACCGTCGAGGCTGAATGCCGGTTCTACGGCGCGGAAGTGGATCGGCTCCAGCAGCGGTTCAGCCAGGCCCTGGCGGGCTACCAGAAGGTACTGGAGCTCCTGCCGGCAGGTGTGACGCCGGAGATCCGCGCGAACGCCCAGGCCGCCAGCGCCGAGTGCCTGATCCGCAAGCCCAGGCCTGAGGTGGCGGAGGCCGAGAAGCGCCTTTCGTCGCTCACCGCCGAAGAAGCGAACTCACCCTATGTCCACCGCGCCAAGGCCTGGCAGGCGTTCCGGTCCGGTCAGCGCGAGGCCGCCTTGGCGGAACTGGCCCGGGCGACGGAGGATCCGCGCCGTCAGGCCCCGGAACTCCGGACGGAACTCGAGGCCACCCGGGCGCTCTTCCTCGCGGACGGTGGCCGCTAG